A single window of Hymenobacter sp. APR13 DNA harbors:
- a CDS encoding LTA synthase family protein has translation MPAEFLRLLARRFLLLLGAYLLLRLGFYVANRTTFQEAETGQVVLAFWHGFRFDVAGLLLLNIPFLLLSLVPSRARGWQRLVRAVWLLLNGLGVALNLIDTEYFKLIGRRTSNELATIGDDVRRQAGQLVLTYWYLLIPFGLLLAVLWRLYPLPKPAPADNTTFLSPKPQARGPKTGLLYAGQVLLLAALVVLGIRGGLQLKPLRTGHAFGQQPAVLGHLALNSTFTFLKSLGAETIERKQYFSSPAELRQALAARPLPPATTAPRPDNVVVLLLESFASEYTGVENPGKRGYTPFFDSLATHGGLLFREHYANGRRSIEALPATLAGLPGLMDNSFITSRFQTNELHGLGELLGRRGYRTSLFHGAQNGTMGFNTFAGIAGMQQYFGLDEYPGGAGSPDFDGHWGIPDVPYLQYFARELGRQPEPFFSTVFTLSAHEPFLVPAPYTSRFVPGTLPIHATVAYSDFALRQFFAAAARQPWYRRTLFVLLADHTSQSDEPAYQNTLGAYKTPLLLFHPGRTLPAANVHRITQQADVPATVLDLLQVPVPARQLLPFGSSAFDSTTTGRALFLSGGSYFLVHSDFVTELTADNQVRLYPYQTHALPAAPLAHPDPEKLRQYGNELKACVQLFSTGLLDNTLYRQ, from the coding sequence ATGCCCGCTGAGTTTCTGCGCCTGTTGGCTCGTCGTTTTTTGCTGCTGCTGGGCGCGTATCTGCTGCTGCGCCTGGGGTTCTATGTGGCCAACCGCACTACGTTTCAGGAGGCCGAAACCGGGCAGGTTGTGCTGGCGTTCTGGCACGGGTTCCGGTTTGATGTGGCGGGGCTGCTGCTGCTCAATATTCCGTTTCTGCTGCTGTCGTTGGTGCCCAGCCGGGCACGGGGCTGGCAGCGGCTGGTGCGGGCGGTATGGCTGCTGCTCAACGGCCTGGGCGTGGCCCTGAACCTGATTGACACCGAGTACTTCAAGTTAATCGGGCGGCGCACCAGCAATGAGCTGGCCACCATCGGCGACGACGTGCGGCGGCAGGCGGGCCAACTGGTGCTTACCTACTGGTACCTGCTGATTCCGTTCGGGCTGCTGCTGGCGGTGCTGTGGCGGCTGTACCCGCTGCCGAAACCTGCTCCGGCCGATAACACCACTTTCCTAAGCCCTAAGCCCCAAGCCCGAGGCCCTAAAACAGGCCTGCTCTACGCCGGGCAGGTGCTGCTGCTGGCGGCGCTGGTGGTGCTGGGCATCCGGGGCGGGCTGCAGCTCAAGCCGTTGCGTACCGGCCACGCCTTCGGGCAGCAGCCGGCGGTGCTGGGCCACCTGGCCCTCAACAGCACGTTCACGTTCCTGAAGAGCCTCGGCGCCGAAACCATCGAGCGCAAGCAGTACTTCAGCTCGCCGGCCGAACTGCGGCAGGCGCTGGCCGCCCGGCCGCTACCGCCCGCCACCACCGCCCCGCGCCCCGACAACGTGGTGGTGCTGCTGCTGGAAAGCTTCGCCTCCGAATATACGGGCGTCGAAAACCCGGGCAAGCGCGGCTACACGCCGTTCTTCGACTCGCTGGCCACGCACGGTGGGCTGCTGTTTCGGGAGCATTACGCCAACGGCCGCCGCTCCATTGAGGCGTTGCCCGCCACGCTGGCCGGCCTGCCGGGCCTCATGGATAACTCGTTTATCACCTCCAGGTTCCAGACCAACGAGCTGCACGGCCTGGGCGAGCTGCTGGGCCGGCGCGGCTACCGTACGTCGCTGTTCCACGGCGCCCAGAACGGCACCATGGGCTTCAACACCTTCGCCGGCATTGCCGGCATGCAGCAGTATTTCGGGCTCGATGAGTACCCCGGCGGCGCTGGCAGCCCCGATTTCGACGGGCACTGGGGCATCCCGGACGTGCCGTATCTGCAGTACTTTGCCCGGGAACTGGGCCGTCAGCCCGAGCCGTTTTTCAGCACGGTTTTCACGCTGAGCGCCCATGAGCCGTTTCTGGTGCCGGCGCCTTACACCAGCCGGTTCGTGCCGGGCACGCTGCCCATCCACGCCACCGTAGCCTATTCCGATTTCGCGCTACGGCAGTTCTTCGCGGCGGCGGCCCGGCAGCCGTGGTACCGCCGCACGCTGTTCGTGCTCCTCGCCGACCATACCTCGCAGTCCGACGAGCCGGCCTACCAGAACACGCTGGGCGCCTACAAAACGCCGCTGCTGCTGTTCCACCCGGGCCGCACGCTGCCTGCCGCCAACGTGCACCGCATCACCCAGCAGGCCGACGTGCCGGCCACCGTGCTGGACTTGCTGCAGGTGCCGGTGCCGGCGCGCCAGCTGCTGCCCTTCGGGTCTTCGGCATTCGACAGCACTACCACCGGGCGGGCGTTGTTTCTGAGCGGCGGTAGCTACTTCCTGGTGCACTCTGACTTCGTGACGGAGCTTACGGCCGACAACCAGGTGCGGCTCTACCCCTACCAGACCCACGCGCTGCCCGCCGCGCCCCTCGCCCACCCCGACCCTGAAAAGCTGCGCCAGTACGGCAACGAGCTGAAAGCCTGCGTGCAGCTGTTCAGCACCGGCCTGCTCGACAACACGCTCTACCGCCAGTAG
- a CDS encoding two-component system response regulator, producing the protein MTTFLIDDDSLSNYLTETLLKMEDFSSDIRTFEAADEALAELVQQPEQARVVFLDLHMPLMSGWEFLDALAPYRSRLLGNCRIYILTSSLALEDLTRSHGYDLVAGLIHKPIDSGEIRAIQAAMAPADLT; encoded by the coding sequence ATGACTACCTTCCTCATCGACGATGACAGCCTGAGCAACTACCTCACGGAAACGCTGCTGAAAATGGAGGATTTCTCTTCTGATATCCGCACGTTTGAGGCCGCCGACGAGGCGCTGGCCGAGCTGGTGCAGCAGCCGGAACAAGCCCGGGTGGTGTTCCTGGACCTGCACATGCCCCTGATGAGCGGCTGGGAGTTTCTGGACGCGCTGGCGCCGTACCGCAGCCGCCTGCTCGGAAACTGCCGCATCTACATCCTCACTTCGTCGCTGGCCCTTGAGGACCTGACCCGCTCCCACGGATACGACCTCGTGGCCGGCCTGATTCACAAGCCCATCGACAGCGGCGAAATCCGCGCCATTCAGGCCGCCATGGCCCCGGCCGACCTGACGTAA
- a CDS encoding type I restriction enzyme HsdR N-terminal domain-containing protein, whose amino-acid sequence MQELDLPPFDYKLTQSNSTLLIWDVLRRKQVVLTPEEWVRQHVVHYLINHRGYPKGLLSLERGLRYNQRQKRTDLVALDAAGQPLLLVECKAPSVPITAAVAQQAATYNQTVGAPLLLLTNGLQHYCWRVDFEARTNERLAEVPRYE is encoded by the coding sequence ATGCAAGAGCTAGACCTGCCGCCTTTCGACTACAAACTTACGCAATCCAACTCAACTCTGTTGATCTGGGACGTGCTGCGCCGCAAGCAAGTGGTGCTGACGCCCGAAGAATGGGTGCGCCAGCACGTGGTGCACTACCTGATCAACCACCGCGGCTACCCCAAGGGCCTGCTGAGCCTGGAGCGCGGCCTGCGCTACAACCAGCGCCAGAAGCGCACCGACCTGGTGGCGCTGGACGCCGCCGGGCAGCCGCTGCTGCTGGTGGAGTGCAAGGCGCCGTCGGTGCCTATCACGGCGGCCGTGGCCCAGCAGGCGGCCACCTACAACCAGACGGTGGGCGCGCCGCTGCTGCTGCTCACCAACGGCCTGCAGCACTACTGCTGGCGCGTCGACTTCGAGGCCCGCACCAACGAGCGGCTGGCTGAGGTGCCCCGCTACGAGTAA
- a CDS encoding AMP nucleosidase: protein MKTKSDIVENWLPRYTGVPLGDFGQYILLTNFINYVHMFAEQFGVEVRGLDKPMQTATANGITIINFGMGSPMAATVMDLISAVQPKAALFLGKCGGLKNKTKLGDLILPIAAIRGEGTSDDYLPAEIPALPSFRLQRAVSSMIKKHEKDYWTGTVYTTNRRVWEHDENFKEYLRQIRAMAVDMETATIFTVGFVNEIPHGALLLVSDNPMTPEGVKTSESDKKVTADFVTSHLQIGIDSLLELKNSGESVKHMRFE, encoded by the coding sequence ATGAAAACCAAATCCGACATCGTAGAGAACTGGCTGCCCCGCTACACCGGCGTGCCGCTCGGCGACTTTGGCCAGTACATTCTGCTGACCAACTTTATCAACTATGTGCACATGTTTGCCGAGCAGTTTGGCGTGGAAGTGCGCGGCCTCGACAAACCCATGCAGACGGCCACGGCCAACGGCATCACCATCATCAACTTCGGCATGGGCTCCCCGATGGCCGCTACCGTGATGGACCTGATTTCGGCCGTTCAGCCCAAAGCAGCCCTGTTTCTGGGTAAGTGCGGCGGCCTGAAAAACAAAACCAAGCTCGGCGACCTGATCCTGCCCATCGCCGCCATCCGGGGCGAGGGTACGTCTGACGACTACCTGCCCGCCGAGATTCCGGCGCTGCCCTCGTTCCGCCTGCAGCGCGCCGTGAGCAGCATGATCAAGAAGCACGAGAAAGACTACTGGACCGGCACGGTATACACCACCAACCGCCGCGTGTGGGAGCACGACGAGAACTTCAAGGAGTACCTGCGCCAGATCCGGGCCATGGCCGTGGACATGGAAACGGCCACCATCTTCACGGTAGGCTTCGTAAACGAGATTCCCCACGGCGCCCTGCTGCTCGTGAGCGACAACCCGATGACGCCGGAGGGCGTGAAAACGTCGGAGAGCGACAAAAAGGTAACGGCCGATTTCGTGACTTCCCACCTGCAGATCGGGATTGACTCGCTGCTGGAGCTGAAAAACTCCGGTGAGTCGGTGAAGCACATGCGCTTCGAGTAG
- a CDS encoding amidohydrolase: protein MTSTLRSFGLLAATAAALASCNSGTRQPADLIVYNATVYTVDSAFSKAQAFAVQDGKFVGVGTAEEIRAKYQSKQEVDAQGQFIYPGFYDAHCHFYRYALGLRDADLVGTGSWKEVIQKLQQQRQQYPQAAWLTGRGWDQNDWASKQFPTKDTLDALFPNTPVFIIRVDGHAALVNQKALDLAGVTARTPISGGTITKNAAGQLTGLLVDNAVKLVAAKIPEPTAAEAETALLEAQKRCVAVGLTSMADAGLEKANVDRLDALQQQGKLKVRLYAMLAPTKENKEFYLKNGPVFKDRLTVCSFKVYADGALGSRGACLIHPYADRPKETGFLLSSVADFRSLAKELAASKFQMNTHAIGDSSNRLLLDIYGEALKGQKDRRWRIEHAQVVSGADIAKFGQYGIVPSVQPTHATSDMYWAGERLGADRLKTAYAFNDLRKQYGQLALGSDFPVEDINPLYGFHAAVARQDAKNYPAGGFQMENALSRPDALRGMTTWAAHAAFEDKQKGSIRPGMAADFVILKTDLLEAPKEQLRTAQVQQTWIAGERVFSVK, encoded by the coding sequence ATGACCTCGACTCTCCGCTCCTTCGGACTGCTGGCCGCTACGGCCGCCGCCCTGGCTTCCTGCAACTCCGGCACCCGCCAGCCCGCCGACCTCATCGTCTACAATGCCACGGTGTACACCGTCGATTCGGCCTTCAGCAAGGCGCAGGCGTTTGCCGTGCAGGATGGCAAGTTTGTAGGCGTGGGCACGGCCGAGGAAATCCGGGCCAAGTACCAAAGCAAGCAGGAAGTGGACGCCCAGGGCCAGTTCATCTACCCCGGTTTCTACGACGCGCACTGCCACTTCTACCGCTACGCTCTGGGCTTGCGTGATGCGGATCTGGTGGGCACCGGCTCCTGGAAGGAAGTGATACAGAAGCTCCAGCAGCAACGCCAGCAGTACCCGCAGGCCGCCTGGCTCACGGGCCGCGGCTGGGACCAGAACGACTGGGCCAGCAAGCAGTTCCCTACCAAAGACACCCTCGACGCGCTGTTTCCGAACACGCCCGTCTTCATCATCCGGGTGGATGGCCACGCCGCCCTCGTAAACCAGAAGGCGCTGGACTTAGCGGGCGTCACGGCCCGTACGCCCATCAGCGGCGGCACCATCACCAAAAACGCCGCCGGACAGCTCACCGGGCTGCTGGTGGATAACGCCGTGAAGCTGGTGGCCGCCAAAATCCCGGAGCCCACCGCCGCCGAGGCAGAAACGGCGCTGCTGGAAGCGCAGAAGCGCTGCGTGGCCGTGGGCCTCACCAGCATGGCCGACGCCGGCCTGGAAAAAGCCAACGTGGACCGGCTCGACGCCTTACAGCAGCAGGGCAAGCTGAAAGTACGCCTTTACGCCATGCTGGCCCCCACCAAGGAAAACAAGGAGTTCTACCTCAAAAACGGCCCGGTATTCAAGGACCGCCTCACGGTGTGCTCGTTCAAGGTGTACGCCGACGGCGCCCTGGGCTCCCGCGGGGCCTGCCTGATTCACCCCTACGCCGACCGGCCGAAAGAAACCGGCTTCCTGCTGTCGTCGGTGGCCGATTTCCGCAGCCTGGCGAAGGAGCTGGCCGCCAGCAAATTCCAGATGAACACCCACGCCATTGGGGATTCCAGCAACCGCCTGCTGCTGGACATCTACGGCGAGGCGCTGAAGGGCCAGAAGGACCGGCGCTGGCGCATCGAGCACGCCCAGGTAGTGAGTGGGGCCGATATAGCCAAGTTCGGGCAGTACGGCATCGTGCCTTCGGTGCAGCCCACCCATGCCACTTCCGATATGTACTGGGCCGGGGAGCGGCTGGGCGCCGACCGCCTCAAAACCGCCTACGCCTTCAACGACCTGCGCAAGCAATACGGCCAGCTAGCGTTGGGCTCCGATTTCCCGGTGGAGGACATCAACCCACTGTATGGCTTCCACGCGGCCGTGGCCCGGCAGGATGCCAAGAACTACCCGGCCGGCGGCTTCCAGATGGAAAACGCGCTCAGCCGCCCCGACGCGTTGCGCGGCATGACCACCTGGGCCGCCCACGCCGCCTTCGAGGACAAGCAGAAAGGCAGCATCCGCCCCGGCATGGCCGCCGACTTCGTGATCCTGAAAACCGACCTGCTGGAAGCCCCCAAAGAGCAGCTCCGCACCGCCCAGGTCCAGCAAACCTGGATTGCCGGGGAGCGAGTGTTTTCGGTAAAGTAG
- a CDS encoding DinB family protein — MHTSSLQQNILAELDHELATTRKLLERVPYEQADFTPHPKSMKLWQLASHIVNLLAFNQLFVQHASRDFLDPNGPKPGPTPTSSEELLQRFDQYSASLRQALQDSDDEQLTNSFRLHRGEQTLMERPKGAAIRIMGLNHSIHHRGQLSVYLRLLDIPLPAMYGPSADEQGW; from the coding sequence ATGCACACGTCCTCTCTCCAACAGAATATCCTCGCCGAACTCGACCATGAGCTGGCCACCACCCGCAAGCTGCTGGAGCGCGTGCCCTACGAGCAGGCCGACTTCACGCCTCACCCCAAAAGCATGAAGCTGTGGCAGCTGGCCTCCCACATCGTGAACCTGCTGGCGTTCAACCAGCTCTTCGTGCAGCACGCCTCCCGCGACTTCCTCGACCCCAACGGCCCCAAGCCCGGCCCCACACCCACCAGCTCCGAGGAGCTGCTGCAACGCTTCGACCAGTACAGCGCTAGCCTGCGCCAGGCCCTCCAAGACTCCGACGACGAGCAGCTGACCAACAGCTTCCGCCTGCACCGCGGCGAGCAAACCCTGATGGAGCGGCCCAAAGGCGCCGCCATCCGCATCATGGGCCTCAACCATAGCATCCACCACCGCGGCCAGCTCTCGGTATACCTGCGCCTTCTCGACATCCCGCTGCCCGCCATGTACGGCCCCTCCGCCGACGAGCAGGGCTGGTAA
- a CDS encoding MFS transporter, producing the protein MSDATAAQSTPGTDLYHIPKDDKRITRGWTFYDWANSVYPLVITSSIFPIYWGAMVKAVTKTDSGKSPVDFLGFQVPGSSLLTYAISAAFLFIAIISPFLTSLADFSGRKKLFMQIFCYLGAFSCAALFFFTPDTLTLSTFVFVLATIGFSGSIVFYNSYLPLISSEEKYDSLSARGFSMGYIGSVLLLLICLGLIMGHEAVGLEEGFATRLAFLLTGLWWAGFAQIAFFALPADPGRPAGAADESGWLLNGFRELGKVWDQLKQLPNLKRFLLAYFTYNMGVQTVMYVATIFGDEELKLESTALILTILLLQIVGILGAYLFSKLSERIGNTRALSWAVFIWMLICIGGYFVQAGWSFYALAAVIGLTMGAVQSLSRSTYSKIIPENTPNTAAFFSFFDVTEKLSIVIGTAVFGVIAQLTGSMRNSILSLIVFFVLGLIFLLRLRGKKLRDDVSGADPKLAEGLSGN; encoded by the coding sequence ATGAGCGACGCTACCGCCGCCCAATCTACTCCTGGTACGGACCTGTACCACATCCCCAAGGACGATAAGCGCATCACCCGCGGCTGGACGTTCTACGACTGGGCCAACTCGGTGTACCCGCTGGTAATTACCAGCTCCATCTTCCCCATTTACTGGGGCGCCATGGTGAAGGCCGTCACGAAAACCGACAGCGGCAAAAGCCCCGTGGATTTTCTGGGGTTTCAGGTGCCCGGCTCCTCGCTGCTGACCTACGCCATTTCGGCCGCCTTCCTGTTCATTGCCATCATCAGCCCGTTTCTGACGTCGCTGGCCGACTTTTCGGGGCGCAAGAAGCTGTTCATGCAGATTTTCTGCTACCTCGGGGCCTTTTCCTGCGCCGCGCTGTTCTTCTTCACGCCCGATACGCTTACGCTCAGCACCTTCGTGTTCGTGCTGGCTACCATTGGGTTTTCGGGGTCTATTGTGTTCTACAACTCCTACCTGCCCCTGATTTCCAGCGAGGAAAAGTACGATTCGCTGTCGGCCCGCGGGTTTTCGATGGGCTACATCGGCTCGGTGCTGCTGCTGCTGATTTGCCTGGGGCTGATTATGGGCCACGAGGCGGTAGGTCTGGAAGAAGGGTTTGCTACCCGCTTGGCTTTCCTGCTCACGGGGCTGTGGTGGGCCGGTTTCGCTCAGATTGCCTTTTTCGCCCTGCCCGCCGACCCTGGCCGTCCCGCCGGGGCCGCCGACGAGTCGGGCTGGCTGCTTAACGGCTTCCGCGAGTTGGGCAAAGTATGGGACCAGCTCAAGCAACTGCCTAACCTCAAGCGCTTCCTGCTGGCTTACTTCACCTACAACATGGGCGTGCAAACGGTGATGTACGTGGCCACCATCTTTGGCGACGAAGAGCTGAAACTTGAAAGCACGGCCCTGATTCTGACTATTCTGCTGCTCCAGATTGTGGGTATTCTGGGCGCGTACCTGTTCTCGAAACTCTCGGAGCGCATCGGCAACACCCGGGCCCTGAGCTGGGCTGTGTTTATCTGGATGCTGATCTGCATTGGCGGTTATTTCGTGCAGGCGGGCTGGTCGTTCTACGCGCTGGCCGCCGTCATCGGCCTCACGATGGGCGCGGTGCAGAGCCTTTCGCGCTCCACTTACTCCAAGATTATCCCCGAAAATACGCCCAACACGGCGGCGTTCTTCAGCTTCTTCGACGTGACCGAGAAGCTCAGCATTGTGATTGGCACGGCCGTTTTCGGCGTTATCGCCCAGCTCACGGGCTCCATGCGCAACAGCATTCTGTCGCTCATCGTGTTTTTCGTGCTGGGTTTGATTTTCCTGCTCCGCCTGCGCGGGAAGAAGCTGCGCGACGATGTGAGCGGCGCTGATCCGAAACTGGCGGAAGGCCTCAGCGGCAACTAA
- a CDS encoding NTP transferase domain-containing protein has product MSNAILLLAAGSSSRLGRPKQLLQFQGQTLLRRAAETAVAAAAGAPVVVVTGALHPELLPGLAGLPLQVVRNPDWAAGMGASIQTGLAFLETLLPAPAGVTVMLCDQPFVTPALLAELHAAHARTGRPIVASAYAETQGVPVYFAAEALPLLRALPAGAGAGQLLRQHAALVAAVPFALGAVDVDTPEQYAALLAGE; this is encoded by the coding sequence ATGTCCAACGCCATTCTTCTACTGGCTGCCGGCTCCTCATCCCGCCTTGGCCGGCCCAAGCAGCTGCTCCAGTTTCAGGGCCAAACGTTGCTGCGCCGTGCCGCTGAAACGGCCGTGGCCGCTGCGGCCGGCGCGCCGGTGGTCGTCGTCACCGGCGCCCTGCATCCGGAGCTGCTGCCGGGGCTGGCGGGCCTGCCGTTGCAGGTGGTGCGCAACCCCGACTGGGCCGCCGGCATGGGCGCTTCCATCCAGACCGGCCTCGCCTTCCTCGAAACTCTGCTGCCGGCCCCGGCCGGCGTAACCGTCATGCTCTGCGACCAGCCTTTCGTGACACCCGCCTTGCTGGCGGAGTTGCACGCGGCGCACGCCCGCACCGGCCGGCCCATCGTGGCCTCGGCCTACGCCGAAACCCAGGGCGTGCCGGTATATTTCGCGGCCGAAGCGTTGCCGCTGCTGCGGGCGTTGCCGGCCGGGGCGGGAGCGGGGCAGCTGCTGCGCCAGCACGCGGCCCTAGTGGCGGCAGTGCCCTTCGCGCTGGGTGCCGTGGACGTGGACACGCCGGAGCAGTACGCGGCGCTGCTGGCGGGTGAGTAG
- a CDS encoding XdhC family protein has protein sequence MTELQRLLIAYDAHRAEGRACALASVVDVAGSAYRRPGARMLVTDEGRLTGAISGGCLEGDARQRARRVIQQGRPTVVTYDSTDPDDDLQFGAALGCQGIVQILLEPLDFQNPNNPVELLRRWAEGVEANAVVATVFSTAGSGSEVAVGQRLLLTSDNMAQGTLPESADLYAAILADARTALAAGQPATRHYPAGAGTVRVSLEILRPPVRLTVYGAGNDVQPLVRLAAGLGWRVLVVDGRPAQAQPARFPEADEVRVLPLAQVSEQTHDGSFALLMTHNYYYDLAVLQHLLPAATARYIGLLGPRKKYERLLEDLTKDTPDAAEQLRGRIHSPIGLNLGAETPEEIALSIVAEIQAVLTGRPAGFLRDSPHPIHPPLHANAPLVPEGRVDAMCAIGE, from the coding sequence ATGACTGAACTCCAACGCCTGCTTATCGCCTACGACGCGCACCGCGCTGAGGGGCGCGCCTGCGCCTTGGCCTCGGTGGTGGACGTGGCCGGCTCGGCCTATCGCCGTCCCGGAGCCCGCATGCTGGTCACCGACGAAGGCCGCCTGACCGGGGCCATCAGCGGCGGCTGCCTCGAAGGAGACGCCCGCCAGCGCGCCCGCCGCGTGATTCAGCAGGGCCGTCCTACCGTCGTCACCTACGATTCCACCGACCCCGACGACGACCTGCAATTCGGGGCCGCGCTAGGCTGCCAGGGCATCGTGCAGATTCTGCTCGAACCCCTCGACTTCCAGAACCCCAACAACCCCGTGGAGCTGCTGCGCCGTTGGGCCGAAGGCGTGGAGGCCAACGCCGTGGTAGCCACCGTATTCAGCACGGCTGGTTCGGGGTCTGAGGTAGCCGTGGGTCAGCGCCTGCTATTGACTTCGGATAACATGGCCCAAGGCACGCTGCCGGAATCTGCTGACCTGTACGCCGCTATTCTGGCCGATGCCCGCACCGCTTTGGCGGCCGGGCAGCCGGCTACCCGGCACTACCCGGCCGGTGCCGGTACCGTGCGCGTGAGCCTAGAAATCCTGCGCCCACCCGTGCGTCTCACCGTGTACGGAGCTGGCAACGACGTGCAGCCGCTGGTGCGCTTGGCCGCCGGCCTCGGCTGGCGCGTGCTGGTGGTGGACGGCCGCCCCGCCCAAGCCCAGCCCGCCCGCTTTCCCGAAGCTGATGAAGTTCGCGTGCTGCCGCTGGCGCAAGTGAGCGAGCAGACTCACGACGGCAGCTTCGCGCTGCTGATGACGCATAATTACTACTACGACCTCGCCGTGCTCCAGCACCTGCTGCCGGCTGCCACGGCCCGCTACATTGGGCTGCTGGGGCCGCGCAAGAAGTACGAGCGGCTGCTGGAAGACCTCACTAAGGACACGCCCGACGCCGCCGAGCAGCTGCGGGGTCGCATCCACAGCCCCATCGGCCTGAACCTGGGGGCCGAAACCCCCGAGGAAATTGCCCTGTCCATCGTGGCCGAAATTCAGGCGGTGCTCACGGGCCGCCCCGCCGGCTTCCTGCGCGATTCTCCGCATCCCATTCACCCGCCTCTGCACGCCAACGCCCCGCTGGTACCCGAGGGCCGGGTGGATGCCATGTGCGCCATCGGCGAGTAA